Genomic DNA from Pedobacter africanus:
TTGCATGGGATGAAGTAGCAGAAGCTGAACTCGAATCGAAGAACACCATTGTTTTTTGGTGGAGGCATGATCGACCCAATACGCTTAAAACAGCGCTGCATAAAGGTTATGCTGTTGTGATATGCCCGAGAATCCCATTATATTTTGATTTTGTACAAGATGCAAGTGACGTTTCGGGCAGGAGGTGGTCGGCAGGTGAATACAGTCCGATTGAAAAGGTGTACGCCTTTTCTCCCGGGCAGATAGTTGAAACTGCAGGGCACGAAAAACAGATTATGGGCATACAAGCTAATTTATGGACAGAAACAGTAAACAGTAATCAGCGATTGGATTATCTGCTATTCCCAAGAATAAGTGCATTGGCAGAGGCCGCCTGGACAGCAGATGTTAAAAAGGACTTCAGCGATTTTCAGCTAAGGTTAAAAAATCACCTTGAGCAGTTTAAAGCAGCAGGCATCTATTATTATAACAACAAAAAGACCAATCCAGAGCCAATTCCGAAAAAGCTATCTGTTTCTTACCTGGATTAATCCACAATGCTTCATCATATTGCTGCCTAAACCTTATCTTAGCGCTGATTATTCACCGCTATTAAAGATGAAGATGAGCGATAGCCAATTGGCTTTACGGTCTGTTAACGTAACAAGATATGTAACTCCTTTAAGAGAAGGAGGGTCTATGCCCGCCATTGCTGAGGCAGACGATGGTTTTTTATATGTATTAAAGTTTAGAGGCGCCGGTCAGGGGCCCAAAGCCCTAATAGCAGAAATAATTGGTGGTGAAATTGCCAGGAAACTTGGATTTCGGGTACCTGAAATTGTTTTTTCAACATTAGACGAAGCCTTCGGCAGAACGGAACCGGATGAAGAGATACAAGACTTGCTGAGGGCAAGTGAAGGATTGAACCTTGCTTTGCACTACCTTTCGGGTGCCATAACATTTGATGCGGTAGTTACTACTGTTGATTCCAGGACAGCTTCCCAGATTGTATGGCTGGATTGTTTGCTGATGAATATGGATCGCACCGCTAGAAACACAAATATGTTGATTTGGCATAAAGAGCTCTGGTTAATTGATCATGGGGCATCACTCTATTTCCATCATTCCTGGCAAAACTGGGAGGAACAGGCCCTGCGTCCGTTCGTACTGATAAAAGACCATGTATTGTTGTCCCGTGCTGATGAGCTTGAAACAGTTGACAAGGAGTTTCGAGCACTGCTTAGCCCGGACATTATCCGGTCCATAGTAGCGCTGATTCCTGAGGAGTGGCTGCAGGACGATGCATTTGAAACAACACAGGCCCATAGAAAAGCATATGAGCAGTTTTTAATATCGAGGATAGCCCATTCAGAAATTTTTGTAAAGGAAGCACAAAATGCAAGAAAAGTACTTATTTGAGTATGCTGTCATTCGCGTTGTGCCGAGGGTTGAACGTGAGGAGTTTATGAATGTAGGCGTGGTAGTTTATTGCGCAAAGCAGAAATTTCTGAATGTAATATTTAAGCTGGATGAACAACGGTTGAACGCATTTTGCCCTGAGCTGGATATTTCGGCATTGAAAGAAAACCTGGAGTCATTTGAGCGGATTTGTAGAGGGGGAAATGGTTCAGGAGCAATTGGCAACCTGGACTTGCCATCCAGGTTCAGATGGTTAACTGCAGTAAGAAGTACTGTTCTGCAAACCTCCAGGCCACATCCGGGCTTTTGTGATGATCCGGCAGAAACATTAAAAAACTTACACCATCAATTGGTTTGCTAGATAAAATGATAGAAAAAGTAATATTGGTTGACGAAAATGATCTTGAAATCGGAACGATGGAAAAGATGGAAGCACACCTGACAGGTAGCCTGCACAGAGCATTCTCTGTATTTATTTTTAAC
This window encodes:
- a CDS encoding HipA family kinase; the encoded protein is MSDSQLALRSVNVTRYVTPLREGGSMPAIAEADDGFLYVLKFRGAGQGPKALIAEIIGGEIARKLGFRVPEIVFSTLDEAFGRTEPDEEIQDLLRASEGLNLALHYLSGAITFDAVVTTVDSRTASQIVWLDCLLMNMDRTARNTNMLIWHKELWLIDHGASLYFHHSWQNWEEQALRPFVLIKDHVLLSRADELETVDKEFRALLSPDIIRSIVALIPEEWLQDDAFETTQAHRKAYEQFLISRIAHSEIFVKEAQNARKVLI
- a CDS encoding DUF3037 domain-containing protein codes for the protein MQEKYLFEYAVIRVVPRVEREEFMNVGVVVYCAKQKFLNVIFKLDEQRLNAFCPELDISALKENLESFERICRGGNGSGAIGNLDLPSRFRWLTAVRSTVLQTSRPHPGFCDDPAETLKNLHHQLVC